One region of Spiroplasma culicicola AES-1 genomic DNA includes:
- a CDS encoding SDR family NAD(P)-dependent oxidoreductase: MAKIKIAPDRYALVTGASKGLGYAYCVELLKLGYNVIGVARDCSSLEALKEQYPNQKIENWNMDMSIIENNHNLFEKAKRFDVDLIINNAGYGVWGYFAESDLDQEMNMIDLNIKSLHILTKLFVQEFQKKGYGRVLNIGSMAAFTPAPVFASYYASKAYVWSLGVAINTELKKTKSKVRVITLCPGPLKTEFWNRSSNQKDAKYKSTVKVMKTSVYARKSLKAGIKSKKKNYIITGNSNKMVKSLTKWAPQSIVLNSVYNYQRKRK; encoded by the coding sequence ATGGCTAAAATTAAAATTGCACCTGATAGATATGCACTTGTAACTGGAGCAAGTAAAGGTTTAGGTTATGCATACTGTGTTGAATTATTAAAATTGGGTTATAACGTCATTGGGGTTGCTCGTGATTGTTCAAGTTTAGAAGCTTTAAAAGAGCAATATCCAAATCAAAAAATTGAAAATTGAAATATGGATATGAGCATTATTGAAAATAATCATAATTTATTTGAAAAAGCTAAACGTTTTGATGTTGATTTAATAATCAATAATGCTGGTTATGGAGTTTGGGGATATTTTGCAGAGAGTGATTTAGATCAAGAAATGAATATGATTGATTTAAATATAAAGTCACTGCATATTTTAACTAAATTATTTGTCCAAGAATTTCAAAAAAAAGGTTATGGACGTGTTTTAAATATTGGTTCAATGGCTGCATTTACTCCAGCTCCTGTTTTTGCTTCTTATTATGCTTCAAAGGCATATGTATGAAGTTTAGGAGTTGCAATAAATACTGAATTGAAAAAAACTAAGTCAAAAGTAAGAGTAATTACTTTATGTCCTGGTCCTTTAAAGACCGAATTTTGAAATAGAAGTAGTAACCAAAAAGATGCAAAATACAAATCAACAGTTAAAGTAATGAAAACTAGTGTTTATGCTAGAAAGAGTTTAAAAGCTGGTATTAAATCAAAGAAAAAGAATTATATTATTACAGGTAATTCAAATAAAATGGTCAAGAGTTTAACAAAATGGGCTCCTCAATCAATAGTCTTGAATTCTGTATATAACTATCAAAGAAAAAGAAAATAA
- a CDS encoding ABC transporter permease family protein — protein MKVNLTAKFKQLWKLTMPFYFFITVSFALLIGLFSFVSNISSEVKSVWEQGHFRNIEWRGTRFSQEQKENHWQLRPTSNEHNFIFEYINNLVESNDEDIYEFIEEVGSNSGMITPKIINLFPNISAKLLNVQELNLIKYNNNLLDALMIEEINQHFPENTNIFSARLVAHKVNDLNQNKLKFFISPTSNKNDPFYTQQNNDSDFHILSKIKDQQIEDLENNYIFISPSDLKELNLNIGDKYFFSSMGQLIETTIAGTATSKTTIAKEQNTNHIFAPIDFLLKNNLIESITYGIYLQQAADDYKAASDYFNNFLNNYFINDNLDLYVGNYIYDANKAPYFTMYKNPLMIFQIIAYAISILVFSLILISYLWISLYSIHKQKEILWTLKANGTSNWILAFSQMLGDLVPQFVAFIFAVPLSIIIYKIFWSVGANQYIFDLSNKFVNLFAFLINFAFLFFIMSMYLIVNFFVISKRLRINNPKIHISKFYKLFKSLHISSKKRINLSISWPNIGKALISGIIMLITFWTISFGILFTSSLYNSALESQKYMAPYKNASGQLIENDTSFKVETPDEYSYLDFYLLKQAIDENNQNALFEFIKYLQPLNPLEYKISSEDIAWLSNVDIPEQLQIVKNIQNKLNVSLWTLKNQYKKDIYPEFYFKYYPHLEFASSLNLEFKNEIIFNFVLLDTNQDIFKDIHLIDNEVILTTETHFQFSKWNHLQNDTLTLELKDKKMTFKVKGVNQNLQDKYYIYANKDYFIKKYFDDRKMYDNTFYLKESEPLITEMLVFQTIDEDNKGTSFSDYIDLQNLGISDMNIFISDYQKISEFIFERGSNFSNIGIYTSYILILISFILIALLVTLTIISNYELIRYLKQMGYNSKYICRYISFSYIFATFIALNLMYVTIGLITKQIALLLSNLIGINLNIYYDLWTFMIPLIIFVLFSVLIFYSLKIFYKKIKII, from the coding sequence ATGAAAGTGAATTTAACTGCAAAATTTAAACAGTTATGAAAATTAACAATGCCGTTTTATTTTTTTATAACTGTTTCTTTTGCATTGCTAATTGGTTTATTTTCATTTGTAAGCAATATTTCTTCTGAAGTAAAAAGTGTTTGAGAACAAGGACACTTCAGAAATATTGAATGAAGAGGTACTAGATTTTCACAAGAACAGAAAGAAAACCATTGACAACTAAGACCAACAAGTAATGAACATAATTTTATATTTGAATATATAAATAATTTAGTTGAATCTAATGATGAAGATATTTATGAATTTATAGAAGAAGTTGGTTCAAATTCTGGAATGATTACTCCAAAAATAATCAATTTATTTCCAAATATTTCTGCGAAGTTATTAAATGTACAAGAGTTAAACTTAATAAAATATAATAATAATCTTTTAGATGCTCTTATGATAGAAGAAATTAATCAACATTTTCCTGAAAACACTAATATTTTTTCTGCAAGATTAGTTGCACATAAAGTTAATGATTTAAATCAAAATAAGTTAAAATTTTTTATTTCTCCAACATCAAATAAAAATGATCCATTTTACACACAGCAAAATAATGATAGTGATTTTCATATTTTAAGTAAAATTAAAGATCAACAAATTGAAGATTTAGAAAATAATTATATTTTTATTTCTCCTTCTGATTTAAAGGAACTTAATTTAAATATTGGAGATAAATATTTCTTTTCTAGTATGGGTCAACTTATAGAAACAACAATTGCTGGAACAGCCACATCCAAAACAACTATTGCCAAAGAACAAAATACAAATCATATTTTTGCTCCAATTGATTTTTTATTAAAAAATAATTTAATTGAAAGCATTACTTATGGAATATATTTACAACAAGCAGCTGATGATTATAAAGCTGCAAGTGACTATTTTAATAACTTTTTAAATAATTATTTCATCAATGATAATTTAGATTTATATGTTGGAAATTATATTTATGATGCTAATAAGGCACCATATTTTACAATGTATAAAAATCCTTTAATGATATTTCAAATAATAGCATATGCAATATCTATTTTAGTTTTTAGTTTGATCTTAATATCATATTTATGAATCTCACTTTATTCTATTCACAAACAAAAAGAAATTTTATGAACTTTAAAAGCAAATGGAACTAGTAATTGAATTTTGGCTTTTTCACAAATGTTAGGAGATTTGGTACCTCAATTTGTAGCTTTTATTTTTGCAGTTCCTTTAAGCATTATCATTTATAAAATATTTTGATCTGTTGGGGCAAATCAATACATTTTTGATTTATCAAATAAGTTTGTTAATTTATTTGCATTTTTAATTAATTTTGCATTTTTATTTTTCATTATGTCAATGTATTTAATTGTAAACTTCTTTGTAATTTCTAAAAGATTAAGAATTAATAATCCCAAAATTCATATTTCTAAATTTTATAAACTATTTAAAAGTTTACATATAAGTTCAAAAAAAAGAATAAATTTATCAATCAGTTGGCCAAATATAGGCAAAGCGCTTATATCTGGAATAATCATGTTAATCACTTTTTGAACAATTAGTTTTGGAATATTGTTTACTTCTAGTTTATATAATAGTGCTCTAGAATCTCAAAAATATATGGCTCCATATAAAAATGCATCAGGACAATTAATTGAAAATGATACTTCTTTTAAAGTTGAAACTCCAGATGAATATAGTTATTTAGATTTTTATTTATTAAAACAAGCAATAGATGAAAATAATCAAAATGCATTATTTGAATTTATTAAATATCTTCAACCTTTAAATCCATTGGAATATAAAATTTCAAGTGAAGACATTGCTTGACTTTCAAATGTAGATATTCCAGAACAATTGCAAATAGTTAAAAATATTCAAAATAAATTAAATGTTAGCTTGTGAACTTTAAAAAATCAATATAAGAAAGATATTTATCCAGAATTTTATTTTAAATATTATCCACATCTTGAATTCGCATCAAGTTTAAATTTAGAATTTAAAAATGAAATTATATTTAATTTTGTTTTATTAGATACAAATCAAGATATTTTTAAAGATATTCACCTTATAGATAATGAAGTAATTCTTACTACAGAAACACATTTTCAATTTAGTAAGTGAAATCATTTGCAAAATGATACATTAACTTTGGAATTAAAAGATAAAAAAATGACTTTTAAAGTTAAAGGTGTAAATCAAAATTTGCAAGATAAATATTATATTTATGCAAATAAAGATTACTTTATTAAAAAATATTTTGATGATAGAAAAATGTATGATAATACTTTTTATTTAAAAGAAAGTGAGCCTTTAATTACAGAAATGTTAGTGTTTCAAACTATCGATGAAGATAATAAAGGCACTTCATTTAGTGATTACATTGATTTACAAAATTTAGGTATTTCTGATATGAATATTTTTATTTCAGATTACCAAAAAATTAGTGAATTTATATTTGAAAGAGGTTCAAATTTTAGCAATATTGGAATATATACAAGTTATATCTTGATTCTAATTTCATTTATTTTAATTGCTCTTTTAGTTACATTAACAATAATCTCAAATTATGAACTTATTAGATATCTAAAGCAAATGGGATATAATTCAAAATACATTTGTCGTTACATTTCATTTAGTTATATATTTGCGACATTTATAGCTTTAAACTTAATGTATGTTACTATTGGCTTAATAACAAAGCAAATCGCCTTGTTGCTATCTAACCTAATTGGAATTAATTTAAATATTTATTATGATTTATGAACTTTTATGATTCCATTGATAATTTTTGTATTATTTTCTGTATTGATTTTTTATTCACTAAAGATTTTTTATAAAAAAATAAAAATTATATAA
- the pgsA gene encoding CDP-diacylglycerol--glycerol-3-phosphate 3-phosphatidyltransferase, which produces MNWANRITMIRIILIPVIVTLMLLYNFNGAAPFFNVFTAAIEVGNYHLPYTYLIAGILFIIASLTDMLDGYIARKYNQVTTFGKFFDSIADKLLTNGVLVIFAAAGIVPVWMAVVLICRDFLIDVVRQILATATVVMAANQLGRFRAAFEMLGLTILFFVGFRMFDGGLFGGTGTYDEYGWINQVIMIPMYIATVLSILAAINYIWLNRKVLFDMTNKKKEANNG; this is translated from the coding sequence ATGAACTGAGCAAATCGTATTACAATGATCAGAATAATTTTAATTCCAGTTATTGTTACATTAATGCTTTTATACAACTTTAATGGTGCAGCTCCATTCTTTAATGTTTTTACAGCAGCAATTGAAGTGGGCAATTATCATTTACCATATACATATTTGATAGCTGGTATTTTATTTATTATTGCAAGTTTAACAGATATGTTAGATGGATATATTGCTAGAAAATATAACCAAGTTACAACATTTGGTAAATTCTTTGATTCAATCGCAGATAAATTATTAACAAATGGAGTTTTAGTAATTTTTGCAGCAGCAGGGATTGTTCCTGTTTGAATGGCAGTTGTTTTAATTTGTCGCGATTTTCTAATTGATGTTGTGCGCCAAATTTTGGCAACAGCAACTGTTGTCATGGCTGCAAACCAATTAGGAAGATTTAGAGCAGCATTTGAAATGTTAGGATTAACTATTTTATTCTTTGTTGGATTTAGAATGTTTGATGGGGGATTATTTGGAGGAACTGGTACATATGACGAATATGGATGAATTAATCAAGTCATTATGATTCCAATGTACATTGCAACAGTGCTATCAATTTTAGCTGCTATTAACTATATTTGATTAAATAGAAAAGTTTTATTTGATATGACTAACAAAAAAAAGGAAGCAAATAATGGCTAA
- the rpsD gene encoding 30S ribosomal protein S4, giving the protein MSRYTGSTFKKARRYGFSILETGKEFSKGKKRTTAPGQHGARRTKLSGYGQQMQEKQKVKFMYGLTERQFRNTYAKAKKISGITGTNFLQMLESRLDNIVYRMGLALTRQGARQLVSHGHILVNGQKLDIPSYIVKPGEIIAVKDKMQKNDKIVEALASNAATVEFVKFDKAKFEGTFVRLPERKELNQEINEALIVEWYNRLIK; this is encoded by the coding sequence ATGTCAAGATATACAGGATCTACTTTTAAGAAAGCTAGAAGATATGGTTTCTCAATTTTAGAAACAGGAAAAGAGTTTTCTAAAGGTAAAAAAAGAACAACAGCTCCAGGACAACACGGAGCTAGAAGAACTAAATTATCAGGTTATGGACAACAAATGCAAGAAAAACAAAAAGTTAAATTCATGTATGGTCTAACTGAAAGACAATTTAGAAATACTTATGCAAAAGCTAAGAAAATTTCAGGGATTACAGGTACAAACTTCTTACAAATGTTAGAATCAAGATTAGACAACATTGTTTACAGAATGGGATTAGCATTAACAAGACAAGGTGCAAGACAATTAGTTTCACACGGTCACATTTTAGTTAATGGTCAAAAATTAGACATTCCTTCATACATTGTGAAACCAGGTGAAATAATTGCTGTTAAAGATAAAATGCAAAAAAACGATAAAATCGTTGAAGCATTAGCATCAAACGCAGCAACAGTTGAATTTGTAAAATTTGATAAAGCTAAATTTGAAGGTACTTTTGTAAGATTACCAGAAAGAAAAGAATTAAACCAAGAAATCAATGAAGCGTTAATCGTTGAATGATACAACCGTTTAATTAAATAA